A genome region from Planctomycetota bacterium includes the following:
- a CDS encoding alpha-L-fucosidase, with product MGGLPPKMAEGPFEPTWESLEQFKPPDWYVDGKFGIFIHWGLYAVPAFGNEWYPRNMYQQGSREFEHHAKTYGPQEKFGYKDFIPLFKAEKFDPAAWANLFRRAGAKFVVPVAEHHDGFAMYDCSLSDWCAAKMGPKRDLIGDLARACRDQFLTFGLSSHRAEHWWFFDGGMKFPSDVQDPRYAGLYGPAQPGSTQPNEEFLDDWLARTCELVDKYQPQLVWFDWWIEQPVFAPYLRRFAAYYYNRGAQWQRGVAINFKNKAFPAQAAVYDVERGQLDDIAPHFWQTDTAVAKNSWGYVSEPDYKTADQIIGDLADIVSKNGALLLNIGPRPDGTIPEGDERILLDVGRWLWINGEAIYGTRPWKVYGEGPTQVVSGGFTDTKRSAFTSRDMRFTAKGDALYAIVLAWPEAGEVAIQSLGSALRLYPREIGGVHLLGSKEPVQWTRDEAALRAKLPAQRPCESACVLKITPKR from the coding sequence ATGGGCGGCCTGCCCCCGAAGATGGCCGAAGGACCCTTTGAGCCGACGTGGGAATCGCTCGAGCAGTTCAAGCCCCCCGACTGGTACGTGGATGGCAAGTTCGGCATCTTCATCCACTGGGGCCTCTACGCGGTGCCGGCCTTCGGCAACGAATGGTATCCCCGCAACATGTACCAGCAAGGCTCCCGCGAGTTCGAGCATCACGCGAAGACCTACGGACCGCAGGAGAAGTTCGGCTACAAGGACTTCATCCCGCTCTTCAAGGCCGAGAAGTTCGACCCCGCGGCGTGGGCGAATCTGTTCCGCAGGGCGGGGGCGAAGTTCGTCGTCCCCGTGGCCGAGCATCACGACGGCTTTGCAATGTACGATTGTTCGCTCTCGGACTGGTGTGCGGCGAAGATGGGGCCGAAACGCGACCTCATCGGCGACCTCGCCCGCGCCTGCCGCGACCAATTCCTCACCTTCGGCCTCTCCAGCCACCGGGCCGAACACTGGTGGTTCTTCGACGGCGGAATGAAGTTCCCCTCGGACGTCCAGGACCCCCGCTACGCCGGCCTCTACGGGCCGGCCCAGCCAGGCTCCACGCAGCCGAACGAGGAGTTCCTCGACGACTGGCTGGCCCGCACGTGCGAGCTGGTGGACAAGTACCAGCCGCAGCTCGTGTGGTTCGACTGGTGGATCGAGCAGCCCGTCTTCGCGCCCTACCTCCGCCGCTTCGCCGCCTACTACTACAACCGCGGCGCCCAATGGCAGCGCGGCGTGGCCATCAACTTCAAGAACAAGGCCTTCCCCGCCCAGGCCGCCGTCTACGACGTCGAGCGCGGCCAGCTCGACGACATCGCCCCCCACTTCTGGCAGACCGACACGGCGGTCGCCAAGAACTCCTGGGGCTACGTCTCCGAGCCCGACTACAAGACCGCCGACCAGATCATCGGCGACCTCGCCGACATCGTGAGCAAGAACGGCGCGCTCCTGCTCAACATCGGCCCGCGGCCCGACGGCACGATCCCGGAGGGGGATGAGCGGATACTCCTCGACGTGGGGCGTTGGCTGTGGATCAACGGCGAGGCCATCTACGGCACGCGGCCCTGGAAGGTCTACGGCGAGGGCCCGACCCAGGTCGTCTCGGGCGGCTTCACCGACACCAAGCGCAGCGCCTTCACCAGCCGCGACATGCGGTTCACCGCCAAGGGCGACGCCCTCTACGCCATCGTCCTCGCCTGGCCCGAGGCGGGCGAGGTCGCCATCCAGTCATTGGGAAGCGCCTTGCGGCTCTACCCGCGCGAGATTGGCGGCGTGCACCTCCTCGGCTCCAAAGAGCCGGTCCAATGGACGCGCGACGAGGCGGCCCTGAGGGCCAAGCTCCCCGCCCAGCGCCCATGCGAGAGCGCCTGCGTGCTCAAGATCACGCCAAAGCGTTGA
- a CDS encoding EcoRI family type II restriction endonuclease, with translation MARKHQLRKQRAGTVINLTSKKQEGRLGKALAVVAELLRAEFGVELQHERHWKLADVVSKLRRLFPDVEFFYYFDTSAMRPDGGILSIKDRDGALYPVLIVEVKNQGTNDLREAEGKAPQARGNAIERLGKNVIGFRAAMLNEGIVPFVCFGDGCDFAESSSILDRVVTIAMFGPLNEIQVVNQGERGQFNRGSFFFRVEAWTPEEMANIMHEIARRSVHYYYAKYGKERFRITTAT, from the coding sequence GTGGCACGCAAACACCAGTTGAGGAAGCAAAGGGCTGGCACGGTCATTAACCTCACATCCAAGAAGCAGGAGGGCCGCTTGGGCAAGGCGTTGGCCGTGGTGGCAGAGCTCCTTCGCGCCGAGTTTGGCGTGGAACTCCAGCACGAGCGCCACTGGAAGCTCGCCGATGTGGTCAGCAAACTCCGCCGCCTCTTCCCAGACGTCGAGTTCTTCTACTACTTCGACACGTCCGCAATGCGCCCCGACGGTGGAATCCTGTCCATCAAGGACCGGGATGGTGCGCTCTATCCCGTGCTGATCGTCGAGGTGAAGAATCAGGGCACCAACGATCTCCGCGAGGCAGAAGGAAAGGCACCGCAGGCACGGGGGAACGCGATCGAGAGGCTGGGCAAGAACGTTATTGGCTTTCGGGCAGCGATGCTCAACGAGGGCATCGTACCATTCGTCTGCTTCGGGGACGGTTGCGACTTCGCCGAGTCCAGCAGCATCCTGGACAGGGTCGTCACGATAGCCATGTTTGGCCCCCTCAACGAGATTCAGGTTGTGAACCAGGGTGAGCGCGGGCAGTTCAACCGGGGCAGTTTCTTCTTCAGAGTGGAAGCATGGACCCCCGAGGAGATGGCGAACATCATGCACGAGATCGCCCGCCGAAGCGTTCACTACTACTACGCGAAGTACGGCAAAGAGCGGTTCCGTATCACAACCGCCACGTAG